The Blautia hydrogenotrophica DSM 10507 genome window below encodes:
- the phnC gene encoding phosphonate ABC transporter ATP-binding protein, producing the protein MKSLLKFENVSKKYPNGVRALKDVCFEVKEGEFVSIIGPSGSGKSTILRAVNKLITISGGTVSLDGVSVSEQRGKNLRRLRREVGMIFQNYNLVYSLSVLQNVLHGCLGYMGGIRGVFGRYTEEDKKRAIELLGELGMEKYCYNRASDLSGGQKQRVGIARAVMQEPKLLLCDEPIASLDPSSAKTIMDLLRDMTQRRNITCMVNLHQLDVALKYSTRIIGLSKGEIVFDGAPDELNDYFIERIYGTSKENLMMGGETVEREDSADCA; encoded by the coding sequence ATGAAAAGTTTGTTGAAGTTTGAGAATGTGAGCAAAAAATATCCTAATGGCGTCCGGGCACTGAAGGATGTGTGCTTTGAGGTGAAGGAGGGAGAATTCGTCTCCATCATCGGTCCCTCCGGTTCAGGGAAATCCACGATTTTGAGGGCGGTGAACAAGCTGATTACAATCAGCGGAGGTACAGTCAGTCTGGATGGCGTCTCCGTCTCAGAGCAGAGAGGAAAGAATCTCAGGCGGCTGAGAAGAGAGGTCGGAATGATATTTCAGAACTATAATCTGGTCTACAGCCTCTCTGTGCTGCAGAATGTATTGCATGGCTGTTTAGGATATATGGGCGGTATCCGCGGAGTGTTTGGAAGATACACAGAAGAGGATAAAAAGAGAGCAATAGAGCTGTTGGGAGAGTTGGGAATGGAGAAATACTGCTATAACCGGGCTTCCGATTTATCAGGTGGGCAAAAGCAGAGGGTTGGAATTGCCAGAGCAGTGATGCAGGAACCGAAGCTGCTGCTGTGTGATGAGCCGATAGCATCTTTGGACCCTTCTAGCGCCAAGACAATTATGGACTTGCTGAGGGATATGACACAGCGCCGAAATATCACCTGTATGGTGAATCTCCACCAGTTGGATGTGGCTTTGAAGTATTCTACGAGGATTATCGGCCTGTCAAAGGGAGAAATCGTCTTTGACGGAGCGCCTGATGAGCTGAATGATTATTTTATAGAGCGGATTTACGGGACGTCTAAGGAGAATCTGATGATGGGAGGTGAGACCGTTGAGAGAGAAGATTCCGCTGATTGCGCGTAG